From the Leucobacter denitrificans genome, one window contains:
- a CDS encoding NAD-glutamate dehydrogenase: MSSAHDTNANHSSLDEELETIDPEFRHGVQHLLTLIDDEDLNEREPRDVVGSIRSMLSLAERREPSETLVKAFTPTLREHGWTSRRTIVNICTADAPFLVDSVTAAVARLGLTVHLLMHPLVSVRRSDTGELLEIEAHGGDLESWIYLEVDRVPTDEERIALEERLGDVLADVHAAVGDWQHMRRACLEIVTDLRADAPATVDPAEVGPTVEFLNWLADDNFTFLGYREYLLEGETGEEVLRPLPHTGLGILRKPTTAVSQLRPEASRTARDPRLLTVTKANSRATVHRDVYLDYVGVRTFNDAGEVIGERRFLGMFTSVAYAASVMTLPIVSTKVQAVLDESGFASNSHSGKDLLQILEQYPRDELFQDSPQHLLQVAVEVGRLRERRRARIFLRRDEFGRFVSALVFLPRDRYNTVVRLRIEALLREVFGAETVDHTTRVGDSPLAQVHFVVRLPKGSSIPDVSEAELQAQLEATIQSWSEVLVDALHRTHGEEETARLLAQYGNAFPEAYKEDVTPEEAIEDIALLEGLMAEREFGVHLYPPEPDEPNKRFLTVASRELYPLTRVLPILTNLGVDVVDERPYALTLASGETHYISDFGLTAPSHEDWNDPEWGVEFERAFAAVWTGAAESDSLNALVLFGGLTWRRIVILRAIAMYLRQIGSAFSVEYIDQALIAHPAIAADIVRLFELRFDPDLTGERAEQTRAAHASLKEQLEQVASLDQDRILRSFISIIDATWRTNFFQRDEHGDPKPWVSMKLDCASIPGLPKPHPMAEIWVYSPEVEGVHLRFGAIARGGLRWSDRREDFRTEVLGLVKAQMVKNAVIVPTGSKGGFVAKRLPDPADRPAWLEGGKAAYRTFIRGLLDITDNRVGSEVVPPERVVRHDGDDSYLVVAADKGTASFSDIANGISAEYGFWLDDAFASGGSAGYDHKGMGITARGAWESVKRHFREMGHDTQSEDFTVVGIGDMSGDVFGNGMLRSEHIRLVAAFDHRHVFVDPTPDAASTFVERQRLFNTPGSSWGDFDESLISAGGGVFPLTAKSVKISDEMRDALGLEPSVDSLTPAELKRAVLLAPVDLLWNGAIGTYIKASSETNAEIGDRGNDAVRVNGNELRLRVVGEGGNLGVSQHGRIEAAMHGVRINTDAIDNSAGVGTSDREVNIKILLGAVERDRRLTRDARNELLHSMTDDVGVQVLRDNYEQNVLLGNSRANAAEMLPSHERLIEWLEGRDELDRELEGLPSVTEVNERIAAGRGLTRPEFAVLIAYAKLALKADLASTALAADPWFERTMAEYFPAQIREVYGDDLAAHPLRSEIIVNSVVNSMVNRGGITFAYRAADETGATSEQIALAYVAAREIFDLRGFVEQVEATDNVVSTEVQTKLYLTFRRLLDRATRWFVQHRSESIDIGAEVELFADSVSQLAPQLGSLQQGVERERFDAEKAEFVEAGVPEELAQRGAGLLDSLALLDIIEQSRVRGWSIDEVAGVYFATSSRVHIDELLARVTVLPQDDRWGSLARAAMRDDLYAVMSELTASAIERTAGGDAAVVDPVARVDAWIAGGGPAAARALDEAAAAAGAGEETGLATLSVALRRLRSLVRQSPSMRQ; the protein is encoded by the coding sequence ATGAGCAGCGCACACGACACCAACGCAAACCATTCGTCGCTTGACGAAGAGCTTGAGACGATCGATCCGGAATTTAGACATGGGGTGCAGCACCTACTCACCCTCATCGACGATGAAGATCTCAATGAGCGCGAACCCCGTGACGTGGTGGGGTCGATCCGCTCGATGCTGTCGCTCGCCGAGCGCAGGGAACCCAGCGAGACGCTCGTCAAGGCGTTCACCCCAACCCTTCGCGAGCACGGGTGGACCTCTCGCCGCACGATTGTGAATATCTGTACTGCCGATGCGCCTTTCCTCGTCGACTCAGTTACTGCGGCCGTGGCCCGACTGGGTCTCACCGTTCACCTACTCATGCACCCCTTGGTGTCGGTGCGGCGCTCGGACACCGGCGAGTTGCTTGAGATCGAGGCGCACGGAGGTGACCTCGAGTCGTGGATCTACCTCGAGGTGGATCGGGTGCCGACCGATGAGGAGCGGATCGCTCTCGAGGAGCGGCTCGGTGACGTGCTCGCTGATGTGCACGCGGCGGTCGGCGACTGGCAGCATATGCGGCGCGCGTGTCTTGAGATCGTCACTGACCTTCGCGCGGATGCCCCCGCGACGGTTGACCCGGCCGAGGTCGGTCCAACGGTTGAGTTCTTGAACTGGCTTGCCGACGATAACTTCACCTTTCTCGGGTACCGCGAATATCTTCTTGAGGGAGAGACGGGCGAGGAGGTGCTCCGGCCGCTCCCGCACACTGGGCTCGGGATCTTGCGCAAACCAACAACAGCGGTGTCGCAGCTCAGACCAGAAGCCTCGCGCACGGCGCGCGATCCACGCCTGCTCACAGTGACCAAGGCAAACTCTCGAGCGACGGTACATCGCGACGTCTACCTTGACTATGTCGGCGTGCGCACGTTCAACGATGCCGGCGAGGTGATCGGCGAGCGACGCTTTCTCGGCATGTTCACGTCGGTCGCGTATGCTGCGAGCGTGATGACGCTGCCCATCGTCTCGACGAAGGTGCAGGCCGTGCTCGACGAGTCGGGTTTCGCGTCGAATTCGCACTCGGGCAAAGATCTGCTGCAGATTCTCGAGCAGTACCCGCGCGACGAGCTCTTTCAAGACAGCCCGCAGCATTTGCTGCAGGTCGCAGTCGAGGTCGGCAGGCTCCGTGAGCGCCGCCGTGCCCGCATTTTCCTGCGCCGCGACGAGTTCGGTCGCTTCGTTTCGGCGCTCGTATTCCTGCCGCGTGACCGCTACAACACGGTCGTGAGGCTGCGAATTGAAGCGTTGCTGCGCGAGGTCTTCGGCGCAGAGACGGTGGATCACACGACGCGCGTCGGTGATTCGCCGCTCGCGCAGGTCCACTTCGTTGTGCGCCTGCCGAAGGGGTCATCAATCCCAGACGTGTCTGAGGCAGAACTGCAGGCGCAGCTCGAGGCCACGATCCAGAGCTGGAGCGAGGTGCTCGTTGACGCGCTGCACCGGACACACGGAGAAGAGGAGACCGCCAGGCTGCTCGCGCAATACGGCAACGCGTTTCCCGAGGCCTACAAAGAAGATGTCACCCCGGAAGAAGCGATCGAAGACATTGCGCTGCTCGAGGGCCTCATGGCCGAGCGCGAGTTTGGGGTGCACCTCTATCCGCCCGAACCAGACGAGCCAAATAAGCGCTTTTTGACCGTCGCGTCACGAGAACTGTATCCGCTGACGCGCGTGCTGCCGATCCTCACCAACCTTGGCGTCGACGTGGTCGATGAGCGCCCCTACGCGCTGACTCTTGCGAGCGGCGAGACACACTACATCTCTGACTTTGGGCTGACCGCACCAAGCCACGAGGATTGGAATGACCCCGAGTGGGGCGTTGAGTTCGAGCGGGCGTTCGCAGCCGTGTGGACCGGGGCGGCAGAGAGCGACAGCCTGAACGCGCTCGTGTTGTTCGGTGGACTCACGTGGCGGCGCATCGTCATCCTCCGCGCAATTGCAATGTACCTGCGCCAGATCGGGTCGGCGTTCTCGGTCGAATACATTGACCAGGCGCTCATCGCGCATCCAGCCATCGCTGCCGATATCGTGCGGTTGTTTGAGCTGCGCTTCGATCCAGATCTGACCGGCGAGCGCGCTGAGCAAACCCGCGCGGCGCATGCGTCACTCAAGGAGCAACTCGAGCAGGTGGCGAGCCTCGACCAGGACCGCATTCTGCGCTCCTTCATCAGCATCATCGACGCCACCTGGCGCACGAACTTCTTCCAGCGCGATGAGCACGGCGACCCGAAGCCATGGGTGTCGATGAAGCTCGACTGCGCGTCGATACCTGGTTTGCCGAAACCGCACCCGATGGCCGAGATCTGGGTGTACTCGCCCGAGGTCGAGGGCGTGCACCTGCGATTCGGGGCGATCGCGCGCGGTGGGTTGCGCTGGAGCGATCGGCGCGAAGACTTCCGCACCGAGGTGCTCGGGCTTGTGAAGGCGCAGATGGTGAAGAACGCGGTGATCGTGCCGACCGGCTCGAAGGGCGGCTTCGTCGCGAAGCGGCTCCCCGATCCGGCGGATCGACCCGCTTGGCTCGAGGGGGGTAAGGCCGCATACCGCACCTTCATCAGGGGGCTGCTCGACATCACCGATAACCGGGTTGGGAGCGAGGTCGTGCCACCAGAGCGCGTCGTGCGCCACGACGGCGACGACTCGTATCTCGTGGTCGCGGCAGACAAGGGCACGGCGTCGTTCTCAGATATCGCGAACGGTATCTCGGCCGAGTACGGGTTCTGGCTTGACGACGCTTTTGCCTCTGGTGGATCGGCGGGCTACGACCACAAGGGCATGGGTATCACGGCGCGCGGGGCCTGGGAATCGGTGAAGCGGCACTTCCGCGAGATGGGCCACGATACCCAGAGCGAGGACTTTACCGTGGTCGGCATTGGCGACATGTCGGGCGACGTTTTTGGGAATGGGATGCTTCGCTCTGAACACATCAGACTCGTTGCGGCGTTTGACCATCGGCATGTCTTTGTGGATCCAACGCCCGACGCGGCGTCTACCTTTGTCGAACGGCAACGCCTGTTCAACACCCCGGGGTCTTCATGGGGCGACTTCGACGAGTCGCTCATCTCGGCAGGAGGTGGGGTGTTCCCGCTCACGGCTAAATCAGTCAAGATCAGCGACGAGATGCGGGACGCTTTGGGACTCGAACCGAGTGTCGACTCGCTCACACCTGCTGAGCTGAAACGCGCGGTGCTGCTTGCGCCGGTCGACCTGCTCTGGAACGGTGCGATCGGTACCTACATCAAGGCAAGCAGCGAAACCAACGCCGAGATCGGAGACCGCGGAAACGACGCGGTGCGAGTTAACGGTAACGAGCTGAGGCTGCGGGTCGTTGGCGAGGGCGGCAACCTCGGTGTCAGCCAGCACGGTCGCATTGAGGCGGCGATGCACGGGGTGCGGATCAACACTGATGCGATCGACAACTCCGCGGGGGTTGGCACCTCAGACCGCGAGGTGAACATCAAGATTCTGCTCGGTGCTGTGGAGCGCGACAGACGCCTGACCCGCGATGCCCGCAACGAGCTGCTGCATTCGATGACCGACGACGTCGGCGTGCAGGTGCTGCGCGACAACTACGAGCAAAACGTGCTCCTCGGCAACTCTCGGGCCAACGCCGCAGAGATGCTGCCCTCACACGAGCGGCTCATCGAGTGGCTCGAAGGGCGAGACGAGCTCGACCGCGAACTCGAAGGCCTGCCGAGCGTCACCGAGGTTAACGAGCGCATTGCGGCCGGTCGTGGTCTGACACGGCCCGAGTTCGCCGTGCTCATCGCCTATGCGAAGCTCGCGTTGAAGGCGGATCTCGCGTCGACCGCGCTCGCCGCAGACCCCTGGTTCGAGCGCACGATGGCGGAGTATTTTCCCGCGCAGATTCGTGAGGTGTACGGTGATGATCTCGCCGCGCACCCGTTGCGCAGCGAGATCATCGTCAACTCGGTCGTCAACTCGATGGTGAATCGCGGAGGGATCACCTTCGCCTACCGTGCCGCCGACGAGACCGGTGCGACGAGCGAGCAGATCGCCCTCGCCTACGTGGCCGCGCGAGAGATCTTCGACCTGCGCGGCTTCGTCGAGCAGGTCGAGGCGACAGACAATGTCGTGTCGACCGAGGTGCAGACGAAGCTGTACCTCACGTTCAGGCGGCTGCTCGATCGCGCAACCCGGTGGTTTGTGCAGCACCGATCAGAATCCATTGACATCGGTGCTGAGGTCGAGTTGTTTGCAGACTCGGTGTCGCAGCTCGCGCCGCAACTCGGGTCGCTGCAGCAGGGTGTAGAGCGAGAGCGCTTCGACGCCGAGAAAGCGGAGTTCGTGGAGGCCGGTGTTCCCGAAGAGCTTGCACAGCGAGGGGCTGGGCTGCTCGACTCACTCGCTCTGCTCGATATCATCGAGCAGTCGCGGGTTCGTGGGTGGAGCATTGACGAGGTCGCGGGCGTCTACTTCGCTACATCGTCGCGCGTGCACATCGACGAGTTGCTTGCCCGCGTGACGGTGCTGCCGCAAGACGACCGGTGGGGTTCACTCGCGAGGGCTGCGATGCGCGACGACCTCTACGCGGTGATGAGCGAGCTCACCGCGTCGGCCATCGAGCGCACGGCGGGTGGCGATGCGGCGGTTGTGGATCCAGTGGCCCGCGTCGACGCATGGATCGCGGGTGGCGGACCGGCTGCAGCGCGTGCGCTCGACGAGGCTGCGGCCGCTGCGGGTGCAGGTGAGGAAACGGGGCTCGCAACGCTATCGGTCGCGCTTCGCAGGCTTCGCTCGCTCGTGCGCCAATCTCCCAGCATGCGGCAGTAG
- a CDS encoding DUF4956 domain-containing protein: MSVNALILITVDIVAALVLVFGIYYPRHRRRDLVVAFLGVNVGVLAVASVLGTAEVAIGLGLGLFGVLSIIRLRSSEISQREVAYYFAALAMGLIGGLAQSSVIVPSVLIFVILVVMWAADHPSLLSRSRQQVIRLDRAIANEDELKTELERKLGATVTSLTVQSTDYVNDLTLVDVRYRVPTVTSGAASLKSRAPAAQPATPAAPHQPHAEQQIFRSVSASHHSSGGPR; encoded by the coding sequence TTGTCCGTCAACGCCCTCATACTCATCACCGTCGATATCGTCGCTGCCCTCGTGCTCGTGTTCGGTATCTACTACCCAAGGCATCGGCGAAGAGACCTGGTGGTTGCGTTTCTCGGCGTGAATGTCGGCGTGCTCGCTGTCGCGTCGGTGCTCGGCACTGCCGAGGTCGCGATCGGGCTGGGGCTCGGGCTGTTCGGTGTACTCTCGATCATCAGGCTTCGATCCTCGGAGATCTCGCAGCGCGAAGTCGCCTACTATTTCGCGGCCCTCGCGATGGGCCTCATCGGCGGCCTGGCGCAGTCGAGCGTCATCGTTCCGAGCGTGCTCATCTTCGTTATTCTCGTGGTGATGTGGGCGGCGGATCACCCATCGCTCCTCTCCCGTAGCAGGCAACAGGTGATCCGCCTCGATCGCGCGATTGCCAATGAGGATGAGCTGAAGACCGAGCTCGAGCGCAAGCTCGGGGCGACCGTCACCTCGCTCACTGTGCAGAGCACGGACTACGTGAACGACCTCACGCTCGTCGACGTGCGCTACCGCGTGCCGACCGTCACTTCGGGAGCAGCCTCGCTGAAGTCGCGGGCCCCGGCAGCTCAGCCAGCGACACCAGCCGCACCCCACCAACCGCACGCTGAGCAACAGATCTTTCGCTCAGTATCGGCGTCGCACCACTCCTCTGGCGGCCCCCGATGA
- a CDS encoding amidohydrolase — MTTTIYRADTVFTGRAGNPLAEAVAVRDGRVLAVGSADEVAAAAGAEASIVDLGNVFVAPGFVESHTHMLMLGQAVEKVQLRDCESVAEIQSRLRAARDANPEARQILGISWRFEALAGADPTAAMLDEAVVDVPVVLDANDLHSAWVNSAALDAIGITDETPDPIGGEIRRDAQGKATGFLLETAAMQHAWPYIEESATEADRDRYLQNAFRAYIETGVTTATEMALNEADLAAFERMLDRDGRLPFAMTAHVILQPSGAPGTDRAQVERAAEWRDRLAARCEGQDSAGTLRIAGVKFILDGVIDACTAAMRAPYANGSNAEPIWPREDAIAAAVAADSLGLQLAIHAIGDAASELALELVEACERENGPRADRRPRIEHLESVTSETIHNMARLGITASMQPVHCDPAIMDNWLAMLGDERAERGFPWHEFRNAGVHMALGTDAPTAPHEAPHNLFIAMTARSVLERDRRAYAPERVFTPADALEAMTYGGAWATRAEEEVGALVPGALANFVVLDANPLADAPEALLDTKVRLTVVEGRCVTRRGMGFRLSAPTGR, encoded by the coding sequence GTGACCACCACCATCTACCGCGCCGACACCGTATTTACTGGGCGCGCTGGCAATCCACTCGCTGAGGCGGTCGCCGTGCGCGACGGGCGTGTGCTCGCGGTCGGCTCGGCTGATGAGGTCGCTGCCGCGGCGGGTGCCGAAGCGTCGATAGTGGATCTCGGCAACGTCTTCGTCGCACCCGGGTTCGTCGAGTCGCACACGCACATGCTCATGCTCGGCCAGGCCGTCGAAAAGGTGCAACTGCGCGACTGCGAGAGCGTGGCCGAGATTCAGTCGCGGCTTCGCGCGGCTCGGGACGCGAACCCAGAGGCTCGCCAGATCCTCGGCATCAGCTGGCGGTTTGAGGCGCTCGCTGGTGCGGATCCGACGGCCGCGATGCTCGACGAGGCGGTCGTCGATGTACCCGTCGTACTCGACGCGAACGACCTGCACTCCGCGTGGGTGAACAGCGCGGCGCTCGACGCGATCGGCATCACCGACGAGACACCCGACCCGATTGGCGGGGAGATTCGCCGTGACGCTCAGGGTAAGGCGACCGGGTTTCTGCTCGAGACTGCCGCGATGCAGCACGCGTGGCCGTACATTGAAGAGTCGGCAACCGAGGCGGATCGCGACCGGTACCTGCAGAACGCGTTTCGTGCCTATATCGAAACCGGGGTGACGACCGCGACCGAGATGGCGTTGAACGAGGCCGACCTCGCTGCCTTCGAGCGTATGCTCGACCGCGACGGGCGGCTGCCGTTCGCGATGACCGCTCACGTGATCTTGCAGCCGAGCGGGGCTCCTGGGACCGACCGGGCTCAGGTCGAGCGCGCCGCCGAGTGGAGGGACCGCCTCGCCGCGCGCTGCGAGGGGCAGGATTCCGCCGGCACGCTGCGCATCGCGGGAGTGAAGTTCATTCTCGACGGCGTCATCGACGCCTGCACCGCGGCCATGCGTGCACCGTACGCCAACGGGTCAAACGCTGAGCCGATCTGGCCTCGCGAAGACGCGATCGCTGCCGCAGTTGCCGCGGACTCGCTCGGTCTGCAGCTTGCAATCCACGCGATCGGTGACGCGGCGAGCGAGCTCGCGCTCGAACTCGTCGAGGCCTGCGAAAGAGAGAACGGGCCGCGTGCTGACCGCCGCCCCCGCATCGAGCACCTTGAGTCGGTGACCAGCGAGACGATCCACAATATGGCGCGCCTTGGAATTACCGCGTCGATGCAGCCCGTGCACTGCGACCCCGCGATCATGGATAACTGGCTCGCGATGCTCGGTGACGAGCGTGCTGAGCGTGGGTTTCCGTGGCACGAGTTTCGGAATGCGGGCGTGCACATGGCGCTCGGAACCGATGCGCCAACCGCACCGCACGAGGCGCCACACAACCTGTTCATCGCGATGACCGCGAGGTCGGTGCTCGAGCGGGATCGCCGGGCCTACGCACCCGAGCGCGTGTTCACGCCCGCCGATGCTCTCGAGGCGATGACCTACGGAGGCGCGTGGGCGACCCGCGCGGAGGAGGAGGTTGGGGCCCTGGTGCCTGGGGCTCTCGCCAACTTCGTCGTGCTCGACGCAAACCCCCTCGCTGATGCGCCCGAAGCGCTGCTCGACACGAAGGTGCGGCTCACCGTCGTTGAGGGGAGGTGCGTCACTCGGCGGGGGATGGGGTTTAGGCTTTCCGCGCCAACGGGCCGGTAA
- a CDS encoding ATP-dependent Clp protease ATP-binding subunit: MQANWQPAPEGGEQSALEQFGVNLTEVARSGKLDPVIGRDSEIRRVSQVLTRRTKNNPVLIGEPGVGKTAVVEGLAQRIVAGDVAESLKDKELISLDISALIAGAKYRGEFEERMKAVLQEIKDSDGQIITFIDELHTLMGAGGGESSVAASQMLKPMLARGELRLIGATTLDEYREYIEKDAALERRFQQVYVGQPSVEDTVAILRGLKERYEAHHKVTIADSALVAAASLSNRYITARQLPDKAIDLIDEAASRLRMEIDSAPMEIDELRRAVDRLKLEELALKKEKDDASKERLAKLREDLSTREAELAVLEARWERERTSLNRLGELREQRDSKRMEAEIAQREGNLERASRILYGEIPDIEREIAEAERAESEGTTADGEPRMVNDQVTDEDIANVVAAWTGIPVGRLLQGETEKLLALEHELAKRVVGQQEAARAVADAVRRTRAGIADPNRPTGSFLFLGPTGVGKTELAKALAEFLFDDEHAMVRIDMSEYGEKHSVSRLVGAPPGYVGYEQGGQLTEAVRRRPYSVVLLDEVEKAHPEVFDVLLQVLDDGRLTDGQGRTVDFRNTILILTSNLGSQYLIDPDMAWSEKEEAVRETVRRAFKPEFVNRLDEMVIFHSLSQEDLGQIVELSIDRMQQRLSERRLTLAVTPAARSWLAERGYDPIYGARPLRRLMQREIDDRLARAILGGEAHDGDMVRVDVATSGDELALDATRPGGIPTAGTTNGIDGSDEVIEGEIVEE; encoded by the coding sequence ATGCAGGCAAATTGGCAGCCCGCCCCAGAGGGCGGCGAGCAAAGCGCGCTTGAACAGTTCGGCGTGAACCTCACCGAGGTCGCGCGCTCGGGCAAGCTCGACCCGGTGATCGGGCGCGACAGCGAGATCCGCCGTGTGAGCCAGGTGCTCACCCGGCGCACGAAGAACAACCCAGTGCTCATCGGTGAGCCTGGCGTCGGTAAGACAGCCGTCGTCGAGGGGCTCGCCCAGCGTATCGTCGCGGGCGATGTCGCCGAGTCGCTCAAAGACAAAGAGCTCATCTCGCTCGACATTTCAGCGCTCATCGCGGGTGCCAAATATCGTGGCGAGTTCGAGGAGCGCATGAAGGCGGTGCTGCAGGAGATCAAAGACTCCGACGGGCAGATCATCACGTTCATCGATGAGTTGCACACCCTCATGGGTGCTGGCGGCGGCGAGTCCTCGGTGGCCGCATCGCAGATGCTCAAGCCGATGCTCGCGCGTGGCGAGCTGCGCCTCATCGGTGCGACAACGCTCGACGAGTACCGTGAGTACATCGAGAAAGACGCGGCACTTGAACGGCGCTTTCAGCAAGTGTACGTGGGGCAGCCGTCGGTCGAAGACACGGTCGCGATTCTCCGCGGGCTCAAGGAGCGCTACGAGGCGCACCACAAGGTGACGATCGCCGACTCGGCCCTTGTTGCAGCGGCGTCACTCTCAAACCGATACATCACCGCGCGTCAGCTGCCAGACAAGGCGATCGACCTCATTGACGAAGCGGCGTCGCGCCTGCGCATGGAGATCGACTCGGCGCCAATGGAGATCGACGAGCTGCGCCGCGCGGTGGATCGGCTGAAGCTCGAAGAACTTGCACTGAAAAAAGAGAAAGACGACGCATCGAAAGAGCGGCTCGCGAAGCTGCGCGAGGATCTTTCGACCCGTGAGGCTGAGCTTGCCGTGCTCGAGGCGCGGTGGGAACGCGAGCGCACGTCACTCAACCGACTCGGTGAGCTTCGCGAACAGCGCGATAGCAAGCGCATGGAGGCTGAGATTGCCCAGCGCGAGGGAAACCTCGAGCGCGCCTCACGGATTCTCTACGGGGAGATTCCCGACATCGAGCGCGAGATAGCAGAGGCAGAGCGTGCGGAGAGCGAGGGCACTACGGCCGACGGCGAACCCCGCATGGTGAACGACCAGGTCACCGACGAAGACATCGCAAATGTTGTCGCCGCGTGGACAGGGATTCCAGTCGGTCGCCTGCTCCAGGGCGAGACCGAGAAGCTGCTCGCGCTCGAGCACGAGCTCGCGAAGCGCGTTGTGGGGCAGCAGGAGGCTGCGCGCGCGGTGGCCGACGCGGTTCGGCGCACCCGAGCAGGCATTGCGGATCCGAACCGACCCACCGGCTCGTTCCTCTTCCTCGGGCCAACTGGTGTCGGCAAGACCGAGCTCGCCAAGGCTCTCGCCGAGTTCCTCTTTGACGATGAACACGCCATGGTTCGCATCGACATGTCGGAGTACGGCGAGAAACACTCGGTGTCTCGCCTCGTCGGGGCCCCTCCCGGGTATGTCGGCTACGAACAGGGCGGCCAACTCACCGAAGCTGTGCGCCGCAGGCCGTACTCGGTCGTGCTGCTCGACGAGGTTGAGAAGGCGCACCCCGAGGTCTTCGACGTGCTGCTGCAGGTGCTCGATGACGGTCGCCTCACCGACGGTCAGGGGCGCACGGTTGACTTCCGCAATACAATCCTCATTCTTACCTCGAACCTCGGGTCGCAGTACCTCATCGATCCCGACATGGCGTGGTCTGAAAAGGAAGAGGCAGTGCGCGAGACTGTGCGTCGCGCGTTCAAGCCCGAGTTTGTGAACCGTCTCGATGAGATGGTGATTTTCCACTCGCTCTCGCAAGAGGATCTAGGCCAGATCGTTGAGTTGTCGATCGACCGCATGCAGCAGCGTCTTTCCGAACGCAGGCTCACCCTTGCGGTCACGCCCGCCGCACGCAGCTGGTTGGCCGAGCGCGGGTATGACCCGATCTACGGCGCTCGTCCGCTGCGCCGACTCATGCAGCGTGAGATCGATGACCGGCTTGCCCGCGCGATCCTCGGTGGCGAGGCGCACGATGGAGACATGGTGCGCGTCGACGTGGCGACGAGCGGCGACGAGCTCGCGCTCGATGCGACACGGCCCGGGGGGATCCCTACCGCAGGGACAACCAATGGGATCGACGGCTCGGACGAGGTCATTGAAGGGGAGATCGTCGAGGAGTAG
- a CDS encoding phosphoribosyltransferase, with amino-acid sequence MENGGDSRPYADRSAAGAVLAGVVAEALAAQGAEGDDPPIVLALPRGGVPVAEPVAAALGVPLNVLIVRKLGMPGQPEVAMGAVAAVGETIVRVENPELAEAVRQWGADAKEAEQIEAAEVAELRRRRADYRRGRSDLDLADRTVLLVDDGVATGATALAAIRAARAAGAARVILALPVIVGSVPAAFLEEVDEVLCPWIAPRLHAVGMAYLDFRQVSDAEVLEILEQAKA; translated from the coding sequence ATGGAAAACGGTGGCGACTCTCGACCGTATGCGGATCGCAGTGCCGCCGGGGCCGTGCTCGCCGGTGTGGTTGCCGAGGCTCTCGCGGCGCAGGGAGCCGAAGGCGACGATCCACCAATTGTGCTTGCGCTGCCTCGCGGCGGCGTGCCCGTTGCAGAACCGGTCGCCGCCGCCCTCGGCGTGCCGCTCAATGTGCTCATTGTGCGAAAGCTCGGCATGCCTGGGCAGCCAGAGGTCGCGATGGGTGCGGTTGCAGCGGTGGGCGAGACGATCGTGCGCGTCGAAAACCCGGAGCTCGCCGAAGCCGTTCGGCAATGGGGTGCAGACGCGAAGGAAGCCGAACAGATCGAAGCCGCCGAGGTCGCCGAACTTCGGCGAAGACGAGCAGACTACAGGCGCGGTCGGTCAGACCTCGACCTCGCCGACCGCACAGTGCTCCTCGTCGACGACGGCGTTGCGACCGGTGCGACTGCGCTCGCCGCAATTCGCGCCGCCAGGGCCGCAGGCGCTGCCCGCGTCATACTCGCACTACCGGTCATCGTCGGCTCTGTGCCCGCTGCATTCTTGGAGGAGGTCGACGAAGTGCTGTGCCCGTGGATCGCGCCGAGACTTCACGCGGTAGGCATGGCTTATCTTGACTTCCGCCAGGTCTCCGACGCCGAGGTGCTCGAGATCCTGGAGCAGGCGAAGGCGTAG